In Alnus glutinosa chromosome 7, dhAlnGlut1.1, whole genome shotgun sequence, the sequence CTACAATGAATTATTACCTTTAAGAAGCCAGTCAATATACTCTTCAAATGATGAATACATATCAATTCTTGGAATCAACAATATTTAGCTTTAACTCCGAACGACCTGGTAGACAATGATGTTCCTACCTAAAATTAGaagatcaaaataaaataaagatttcaTAAAACAACTAGAATGTTTCCAATGTCTATTTTTTATACAACACCATCATTTCATTTGAGAAAAGAGCAAACTCTTGGCTAGGGGACAATCTAAAAACatagtatatataaaaagaaaaaatgagttGAAACCCCACCCTCAATATGAATATGCCCAACATCTATCTTATAGACTATGAGaacaaaaaacataaatcaCTACTAATAGCATGTTTGGCACACTAAAATGATGATTCTTTTATAATAAGAATAAGTATCACTAGGAATACAAAAAGTTGGAATAGAACGAccatctctattttttttttgtttggtgacaacacagaaatgaaccaattttttaattggattttaattatattttttccaaaactcaaaaaataccCTAGTtctaaaaaaattgtcaaacgGTGGGGTAGTACTAGCACCGCTGATTGGCTATCCCCAAAGGGATCGCCGGCCgacctttgaaaaaaaatatatatatatattgaaggaaaaaagataacataaaaaggatttttttggaaaaaattttgttGAGGCTATTCTATTTCAACCGAAATAGCTattctccttttttgttttttttgggattaCTATTCCTCAAATTGAAGAATGATCATTCCTATAGAACGATTATTCGTAAGAATAATGGAACACCCAAAATACAAATCTGGTTATTCCCAAGAATGACAATTCCGTTTTTGGACCTATTCTCATCTCCCTTCATTTAGTTcttcaggaaaaagaaaaacgaatcTTATTCACAGCCACAAGGCCCACAACCATCAAGTTTAGCCAAGATGAAACTATATTTAAGTGCATGCATCCATGTGCTAGTGTACATGAGAGAGAAATTAAGGCACCTTTTCTCTGGAACAAACTTCACAATTGGTTTCATTAATTCCTGTAGTTGCCGCATCCTTTCTTCACGGGAACAAGCCTTGTATATTAGCCAAGACTTCCCATTTGTCATGGACCAAGCTTCTACGTTAACACCTCCCATGAGAAGTAAGGAGATTGCTCGAACTGCATTGTCATCCTTACCATCTGATGGGATAAGGCTTATACGCAAAGTATGTACATGCATCAAAGTAATCGGCACCATGCCAACCTTATATAATTCCTGCAACATTACGAATGTCAATTATTAGAATGACATGGACGAGCTAAGAATTTAAAAACATACATTGTTTGGGTTAGGCGTAGTCATAAACATAAACGCAAAATTAATTGTAACACAACTGCCGGCTCAATGAAATGTAgggataaaaaaacaaaatcatatttCCTTAAAGATTTCACAGCAAAACAAGTTCTCAATATTGGAATTGATCCCCATACTCGGTGAAGATAAGAGTTAAAAATGATGCGGTAGTTTACCTTAAGACACCGAAACTGTATCTCTAGATCATTGATCCCTTCTAGAAATTTGAAATACTCCAAGCTTGGAGGCCTCCATGAGCTAGAAAGTTGTTCAAGATTTAATGTACAAGAACGTAAACACTTTAAGTTACCCAAAAAACAGTTATCTGGAGCAAATCCATCCCATGTAAAACATTTGAGATTTGGAGTAGCAATTTTCAATGATCTACCACCGGGAGGAAAAAATGTCCAGTATATTTTCAACTCCTCTAGTAGCTCCCCAAACACATTAAGATGTAAGAGGTAATTATGTCTATAACTCCtaaattctaaatattttaGAGATGAGGACCGAATGGTAATGTTATTCGTCCCAGAAACGCCGTCAAGACATAACTTATTAAGAGAGTTGCAAGGAGACAAAACACGTTCCAAAAAAAGGTCATCAAGAACTCGAACATGTGCTAGTGATAACGATTGAAGCTTTCTTGAACCCACTTGAAAACGGCAATTGGAGAACCGCTCCATGCAAATTTAATGTTAGAAACCTCAACGATTCACAATGCACAACACAAAGTGGCATGCGAAAAGCTCCTATACAAAGCTCAAGATAAAGCACTTCAACATTACACCTTACTGCATCATGCAACCATGTGAGAAAACGATATTCTTCAGCATGCCAATCAAGAAAAGCCCAATGAACGCAAAACTGCACCATCTTCATTCCATGGCGTCGAAGCATCAACCTATCAACAAAATTCTTGAAGTAAATTAGTTTAACATCCTTAGCTTCATAGTGCATGCCATTAAGGGTCAAGGAAGGAATAGATATGCATAATTCTTGCCACCACTTTGACACTATGCTCAATCGTGCAATGTCTTCCATCGAAAGAAATGAAAGCATGTGATGAGCAATATGGACCGGAAGATTGCTGATTTTGTCGCTATTCTCAACAACACTTCCTTTGGATTGACACAGGGAAGAACATGCCTCTAGTTTAGGCAGCTTTTTCatgataataaaattttcctgtTTCACCAAGAGAAATAAGAGTATACGTAACTACTTGTAAGGATTAAGAAAATGTAAAACAAAAGCAGCTATCTCTTTTgtaatttattgttattatatcatcaacaattcaataccattttttttaatacttagTCACAAACACATCCAGTGAGTTTCAGACTCACAACTTAACCTTCCATCTTGTTCTTATTGGCCAAAAAGGTGATATTTGATCTAGAGCTCATTGATATCAACATTACTACTATCATTACCGTGAAAATTAATGCATTTATCCACAAACAACAGGAGGTTATTAGATATGCTGCCAACAAAAATTCTAGAGTaatcaaaaagtaaaaaatcaagATAAAGCTTTAGAAATTGATCATGCTCATGTAGATAAAGCAATAAAATA encodes:
- the LOC133872402 gene encoding uncharacterized protein LOC133872402 isoform X1, producing MERFSNCRFQVGSRKLQSLSLAHVRVLDDLFLERVLSPCNSLNKLCLDGVSGTNNITIRSSSLKYLEFRSYRHNYLLHLNVFGELLEELKIYWTFFPPGGRSLKIATPNLKCFTWDGFAPDNCFLGNLKCLRSCTLNLEQLSSSWRPPSLEYFKFLEGINDLEIQFRCLKELYKVGMVPITLMHVHTLRISLIPSDGKDDNAVRAISLLLMGGVNVEAWSMTNGKSWLIYKACSREERMRQLQELMKPIVKFVPEKRSFGVKAKYC
- the LOC133872402 gene encoding uncharacterized protein LOC133872402 isoform X2, with product MERFSNCRFQVGSRKLQSLSLAHVRVLDDLFLERVLSPCNSLNKLCLDGVSGTNNITIRSSSLKYLEFRSYRHNYLLHLNVFGELLEELKIYWTFFPPGGRSLKIATPNLKCFTWDGFAPDNCFLGNLKCLRSCTLNLEQLSSSWRPPSLEYFKFLEGINDLEIQFRCLKELYKVGMVPITLMHVHTLRISLIPSDGKDDNAVRAISLLLMGGVNVEAWSMTNGKSWLIYKACSREERMRQLQELMKPIVKFVPEKR